The Microcystis panniformis FACHB-1757 region TTTCTTCCCGCTCAAATTGTTTGAAGTGCTGAGAATCTTCACCACAAACTTTAGACAATAAGTTTTTTACTTTTACCTTCCAGCTTAAAAGTAAGTAGCTATCGATGACTTCATTGGTGCCGCCAATTATCTCTGTTCGGAGAACTTTTTTAGAAGATTCCAATTGGGATGCTTGCTCCTCTAGCTCTTCAAATCGCTGCTTAAAAACTTCTTTCAACGTCATAAGTAGGTAGGTGTTAAAAATTATCATATACCACCCTTATCAAAGAGGCAGGGGGGATCAAAGACAAAATCTATCTTCAATTTAATTATAACCACTTACTTAACCTTAAAAGAATTGAATTCCGTCTAACGACCAAGTTAGTCCTCGTGCTTCTCCCCCGACTTTTACTTACTTTGTCTAGCTTGACCAACTTTTAGCCATGCAAAGATTTGTTGTGGAGTCAGTGTCAACTCAACCCCTGCAATTACCTTAAGTTGGTGATCCCCTCTGCAAACTTCTGGCTCTTGTTGGGGAGTAAACATTAAAACAGAATAATCATCTGGATCAAGCATCCATCCTAATTTACTGCCATGTTTTAAACAGTGTAGAATGTTGTCAATTACACGGTTTACCTTTTGATCCGGTGAAAGAATTTCGATAGTCCAATCAGGTGCTTCGGTAAAGTCGTCCTCTGGTTCACCTGCTTGATTCAGGTTAATTCGATTCCATGCAATTACCGCCACATCAGGAACGATCGAACGCCCG contains the following coding sequences:
- a CDS encoding Uma2 family endonuclease, which codes for MTTSLTESLTLEDFLKLPYLEDSPAWEYLHGVAIQKPMPKTRHSILQKRLLAEVDSHTVDYTALPELRCTFGGRSIVPDVAVIAWNRINLNQAGEPEDDFTEAPDWTIEILSPDQKVNRVIDNILHCLKHGSKLGWMLDPDDYSVLMFTPQQEPEVCRGDHQLKVIAGVELTLTPQQIFAWLKVGQARQSK